A region of the Cannabis sativa cultivar Pink pepper isolate KNU-18-1 chromosome 3, ASM2916894v1, whole genome shotgun sequence genome:
CGCAACAATCCACCAAGAGATTTTATTGCTAAGGGAAGACCTTTACACTTGTCAACTATTTTCTTGCCAATTACATGTAGTTCTTGGTAGTCATTAAGATCAATGTTAATACCGAAGgcatgtttgagaaacaactgcCAACAATCTTCATTCATCAAAGTGTTTAGATTATGAACATGCCCTGTGGCCATAGTCGAGGCAACAATTGTGCTTCGGGTGGTCATAAGAATTTTACTTCCATTTGCTCCGCTCTCAAAAGAACTCTTTAAAGTGTCCCACAAAGAATAAGACTCGTTCCATACATCATCATGAACAAAGAGAAAATTCTTCCCCTTCAGTGCTTCCTTTAGTCTCCTTCAAATTTCGTTTATGTtcgttattttaaaaatatcaaacttaTCCGACACAGTAATCCATACTTTTAACTCAAAATGTTTCTGAACCCTATCACCTTCATAAACAACTTGAGCAAGAGTAGTTTTGCCAACACCACCCATCCCTACAATCGGGATGACAGAAATCTTATTACCACCATCGACATCACTTTTTAACAACATATCCTAATGATTTTTTTCTCAGTATCACTCCCATAAACATCAGCATGTTCTACCAAAGGAGCTGGTGGCCTTAGTGAAGGTTTGTTCAGAGCACCTTCTCTCAGGCCAAGAGCATCTTTTTGATCAACAAGAA
Encoded here:
- the LOC115710336 gene encoding LOW QUALITY PROTEIN: putative disease resistance RPP13-like protein 1 (The sequence of the model RefSeq protein was modified relative to this genomic sequence to represent the inferred CDS: substituted 1 base at 1 genomic stop codon); translation: MAAELVAGALLSASIQVLFERLASEEIPKLFRGKKLILDQLYELKTMLWSAHALLNDAEEKQLRNEEVRMWLIELQDVICQADDLVDRIDYEALRSKLEHDHSSSSGSKVFSQLKSLSIFMSEFDKSVKVDATEILRKLKILVDQKDALGLREGALNKPSLRPPAPLDMLLKSDVDGGNKISVIPIVGMGGVGKTTLAQVVYEGDRVQKHFELKVWITVSDKFDIFKITNINEIXRRLKEALKGKNFLFVHDDVWNESYSLWDTLKSSFESGANGSKILMTTRSTIVASTMATGHVHNLNTLMNEDCWQLFLKHAFGINIDLNDYQELHVIGKKIVDKCKGLPLAIKSLGGLLRSERNAKKWEGILNSDT